A DNA window from Actinomycetota bacterium contains the following coding sequences:
- a CDS encoding heavy metal-binding domain-containing protein — MSTYDPQSLEGVPAEARTRIQQIRGGLFTSDLTVNEFLLVRQAGFDPLGLVVGSSIYHIGIQVAGYKTSQELTVLSQAMYGARELAMTRMEEEADQLGADGIVGVRLDIGRYEWGEHMAEFIAIGTAVKHREGVLHRAPNGRPFTSDLSGQDFWTLLNTGYRPVGMVMGSCVYHVAHQSMMQTMKQTGRNVEMPNFTQALYEARELAMERMQAEAQSIQAQGIVGVQLQEKSHGWGSHVIEFFAVGTGVIPSEGGHTIPPPTPMLSLNDPPGRL, encoded by the coding sequence ATGAGCACCTACGACCCGCAGTCCCTGGAAGGGGTCCCCGCCGAGGCCCGCACCCGCATCCAGCAGATCCGGGGGGGCCTGTTCACCAGCGACCTCACGGTCAACGAGTTCCTGCTCGTGCGCCAGGCGGGCTTCGATCCGCTCGGCCTGGTCGTGGGTAGCTCGATCTACCACATCGGCATCCAGGTCGCCGGCTACAAGACCAGCCAGGAGCTGACCGTGCTCTCCCAGGCGATGTACGGCGCCCGGGAGCTGGCGATGACCCGGATGGAAGAGGAGGCCGACCAGCTGGGGGCCGACGGCATCGTCGGGGTGCGCCTCGACATCGGGCGCTACGAGTGGGGCGAGCACATGGCCGAGTTCATCGCCATCGGCACCGCTGTGAAGCACCGGGAGGGCGTGCTGCACCGGGCCCCGAACGGGCGCCCGTTCACCAGCGACCTGTCCGGCCAGGACTTCTGGACGCTGCTGAACACCGGGTACCGGCCGGTGGGCATGGTGATGGGGTCGTGCGTCTACCACGTGGCGCACCAGTCGATGATGCAGACGATGAAGCAGACCGGGCGCAACGTGGAGATGCCCAACTTCACCCAGGCCCTCTACGAGGCCCGGGAGTTGGCGATGGAGCGCATGCAGGCCGAGGCCCAGTCCATCCAGGCCCAGGGGATCGTCGGGGTGCAGCTGCAGGAGAAGAGCCACGGATGGGGCAGCCACGTGATCGAGTTCTTCGCCGTCGGCACCGGGGTCATCCCCTCCGAAGGCGGCCACACCATCCCGCCGCCCACCCCGATGCTGAGCCTGAACGACCCGCCCGGCCGGCTGTAG
- a CDS encoding heavy metal-binding domain-containing protein: MSFFHRRGSSGADDGPNAADSRPAPPSLPPVDPAVAAAEVQAAIAALEQGGIPPKAQARLAELRQGNQTLFTSDLSVAEFALLARVGLRPVSQVMGSSVYHVGWQGMPGSYFGVGRGAYELTMLSDAWNQARGLALSRLQQEALHAGADAVVGVRITWGAHDFAPNSVEMVAVGTAVRTGSAEPSPSPVLTDLSGQEVYNLLSAGFRPVGVVGATTVFYVVPQWATQNLTSGWGSWSANAELPDFTQALYTAREVAFGHLGEQARRLGAHGVVGVSIRQDVHTREIDQNGSKRIDLIVQLHVLGTAIIETSGAAGALPVKTNLDLSV, translated from the coding sequence ATGAGTTTCTTCCACCGCCGGGGGTCCAGTGGCGCCGACGACGGCCCGAACGCCGCCGACTCCCGCCCGGCGCCCCCGTCCCTCCCGCCCGTCGATCCCGCCGTGGCCGCCGCCGAGGTGCAGGCGGCCATCGCCGCCCTCGAGCAGGGCGGCATCCCGCCCAAAGCCCAGGCCCGCCTCGCCGAGCTGCGCCAGGGGAACCAGACCCTCTTCACCTCCGACCTGTCGGTGGCCGAGTTCGCCCTCCTGGCTCGGGTGGGCCTCCGCCCGGTCTCGCAGGTGATGGGCAGCTCCGTGTACCACGTGGGCTGGCAGGGCATGCCCGGCTCGTACTTCGGCGTCGGCCGGGGCGCCTACGAGCTGACGATGCTCTCCGACGCCTGGAATCAGGCCCGCGGGCTGGCTCTCTCCCGCCTCCAGCAGGAGGCGCTGCACGCCGGGGCCGACGCCGTCGTCGGCGTGCGCATCACCTGGGGCGCCCACGACTTCGCCCCCAACTCGGTGGAGATGGTGGCGGTGGGCACGGCGGTGCGCACCGGATCGGCTGAGCCCAGCCCGTCACCGGTGCTGACCGACCTCTCCGGCCAGGAGGTCTACAACCTCCTCAGCGCCGGCTTCCGCCCGGTCGGGGTGGTGGGCGCCACCACGGTGTTCTACGTCGTCCCGCAGTGGGCCACGCAGAACCTGACCTCGGGCTGGGGGAGCTGGTCGGCCAACGCCGAGCTCCCGGACTTCACCCAGGCCCTCTACACCGCCCGGGAAGTGGCCTTCGGGCACCTCGGCGAGCAGGCCCGTCGACTCGGGGCGCACGGGGTGGTCGGGGTGTCGATCCGCCAGGACGTCCACACCCGGGAGATCGACCAGAACGGCAGCAAGCGCATCGACCTCATCGTCCAACTGCACGTGCTGGGCACCGCCATCATCGAGACCTCCGGCGCCGCCGGGGCACTGCCCGTCAAGACGAACCTCGACCTCTCCGTCTAG
- the aceE gene encoding pyruvate dehydrogenase (acetyl-transferring), homodimeric type — protein MYDVFRDQLPDPYPDETAEWLNALNDVLEHQGRARARYLLHRIFYLAQQRQIGIPSMVQTDYINTISPEQEPYFPGDERLEQSIRRIIRWNAAVMVLRANKLHIGIGGHLATYASAAGLYEVGFNHFFRGKDHPGGGDQIFFQGHAAPGIYARAYLEGRISEEQLEHFRREAMQPGLSSYPHPRLMPSFWEFPTVSMGLTGINAIYQARFNRYLLHRGIKDTSGQRVWAFLGDGEMDEPESAGPLHLAGQEGLDNLIFVVNCNLQRLDGPVRGNGKIIQELESLFRGAGWQVIKVIWGREWDDLLARDAEGVLVNKMNTTLDGEFQSYSVEAGSSYIRERFFGPDPRLRRMVEHLSDDDLWRLRRGGHDYRKVYAAYKVATEVRDAPTVILAKTVKGWALGPEFEARNATHQIKKMTEEELRSFAERLQVEIPPSKIAGGEVPFFHPGVDSDEVVYLRDRRKALGGFVPERRVRKVSVTVPDGKVFEAFDTGTVDRSQEVSTTMAFVRLLRDLMRDKEFGRHVVPIIPDEARTFGMESLFKDFKIYASQGQRYEPVDANMLLSYTEARTGQILEEGITEAGSMASTTAAGTAYATHGMPMVPFFLFYSMFGFQRIGDLIWAFGDARGRGFLLGCTAGRTTLNGEGLQHEDGQSHLLAASVPNCRAYDPAFAYETAVIVRDGLRRMLGSGQPVEDVFFYLTLYNENYVMPPKPAGSDEGILAGIHLVAPAAGGRTHRAQLLGSGSILATQVLRAQQMLAADHDVAADVWSVTSYKLLREEALEAERWNRLHPGEARRVPFVTQALEGTEGPVIAASDWVKAVPDMIARFIPGRYEVLGTDGFGRSDTRENLRRHFEIDAEHIVVATLSALAEAGDVKPETVAEAIERYGIDTERPNPRTL, from the coding sequence GTGTACGACGTCTTCCGGGACCAGCTTCCCGACCCGTATCCCGATGAGACCGCTGAGTGGCTGAATGCCCTCAACGACGTCCTGGAGCACCAGGGCCGTGCTCGCGCCCGGTACCTGCTCCACCGCATCTTCTACCTCGCCCAGCAGCGCCAGATCGGCATCCCGTCGATGGTGCAGACCGACTACATCAACACCATCTCGCCCGAGCAGGAGCCCTACTTCCCCGGCGACGAGCGCCTGGAGCAGTCGATCCGGCGCATCATCCGCTGGAACGCCGCGGTCATGGTGCTGCGGGCCAACAAGCTGCACATCGGCATCGGCGGCCACCTCGCCACCTACGCCTCTGCCGCCGGGCTCTACGAGGTGGGCTTCAACCACTTCTTCCGGGGCAAGGACCATCCGGGCGGCGGCGACCAGATCTTCTTCCAGGGCCACGCCGCCCCCGGGATCTACGCCCGGGCGTACCTGGAGGGCCGGATCTCCGAGGAGCAGCTCGAGCACTTCCGCCGGGAGGCCATGCAGCCCGGGCTCTCGTCCTACCCGCACCCCCGCCTCATGCCCTCGTTCTGGGAGTTCCCGACGGTGTCGATGGGCCTCACCGGGATCAACGCCATCTACCAGGCCCGCTTCAACCGCTACCTGCTGCACCGGGGCATCAAGGACACTTCCGGCCAGCGGGTGTGGGCGTTCCTGGGCGACGGCGAGATGGACGAGCCCGAGAGCGCCGGCCCGCTGCACCTGGCGGGCCAGGAGGGCCTGGACAACCTCATCTTCGTCGTCAACTGCAACCTGCAGCGCCTCGACGGCCCGGTGCGGGGCAACGGGAAGATCATCCAGGAGCTGGAGTCGCTGTTCCGGGGCGCCGGCTGGCAGGTGATCAAGGTGATCTGGGGGCGGGAGTGGGACGACCTGCTCGCCCGGGACGCCGAGGGTGTGCTGGTCAACAAGATGAACACCACGCTCGACGGCGAGTTCCAGAGCTACTCGGTGGAGGCGGGATCGTCCTACATCCGGGAGCGGTTCTTCGGCCCCGACCCCCGGCTGCGCCGGATGGTGGAGCACCTCTCGGACGACGACCTCTGGCGCCTGCGCCGGGGCGGCCACGACTACCGCAAGGTGTACGCCGCCTACAAGGTGGCCACCGAGGTGCGCGATGCGCCGACGGTCATCCTGGCCAAGACCGTGAAGGGGTGGGCCCTCGGCCCCGAGTTCGAGGCCCGCAACGCCACGCACCAGATCAAGAAGATGACCGAGGAGGAGCTGCGCAGCTTCGCCGAGCGCCTCCAGGTCGAGATCCCGCCCAGCAAGATCGCCGGCGGCGAGGTCCCGTTCTTCCACCCGGGCGTGGACTCCGACGAGGTGGTCTACCTCCGGGACCGGCGCAAGGCCCTGGGCGGCTTCGTGCCCGAGCGCCGCGTCCGCAAGGTGAGCGTCACTGTCCCCGACGGCAAGGTCTTCGAGGCCTTCGACACGGGCACCGTGGACCGGAGCCAGGAGGTCTCCACCACCATGGCATTCGTCCGGCTGCTCCGGGATCTGATGCGGGACAAGGAGTTCGGCCGCCACGTGGTGCCGATCATCCCGGACGAGGCCCGCACCTTCGGCATGGAGTCCCTCTTCAAGGACTTCAAGATCTATGCCTCCCAGGGCCAGCGCTACGAGCCGGTGGACGCCAACATGCTCCTCTCCTACACCGAGGCCCGCACCGGGCAGATCCTGGAGGAGGGCATCACCGAGGCGGGATCCATGGCGTCCACCACGGCGGCGGGCACCGCCTACGCCACCCACGGCATGCCAATGGTGCCCTTCTTCCTCTTCTACTCGATGTTTGGCTTCCAGCGCATCGGCGACCTCATCTGGGCCTTCGGCGACGCCCGGGGCCGGGGGTTCCTCCTGGGCTGCACGGCGGGGCGGACGACGCTCAACGGGGAGGGCCTGCAACACGAGGACGGCCAGTCGCACCTCCTCGCCGCCTCGGTGCCCAACTGCCGCGCCTACGACCCGGCGTTCGCCTACGAGACCGCGGTCATCGTGCGGGATGGGCTGCGCCGGATGCTCGGCTCGGGCCAGCCGGTGGAGGACGTCTTCTTCTACCTGACGCTCTACAACGAGAACTACGTGATGCCGCCCAAGCCGGCGGGCAGCGACGAGGGCATCCTGGCCGGGATCCACCTGGTGGCACCCGCCGCAGGCGGGCGCACGCACCGGGCCCAGCTCCTGGGCTCCGGGTCGATCCTGGCCACCCAGGTGCTGCGGGCGCAGCAGATGCTGGCCGCCGACCACGACGTCGCCGCCGACGTCTGGAGCGTCACCAGCTACAAGTTGCTCCGGGAGGAGGCTCTCGAAGCGGAGCGCTGGAACCGGCTCCACCCGGGCGAGGCCCGCCGGGTCCCCTTCGTCACCCAGGCACTCGAGGGGACGGAGGGGCCGGTCATCGCCGCCAGTGACTGGGTCAAGGCAGTGCCCGACATGATCGCCCGCTTCATCCCTGGCCGCTACGAGGTCCTGGGCACGGACGGCTTCGGGCGCAGCGACACCCGGGAGAACCTCCGCCGCCACTTCGAGATCGATGCCGAACACATCGTCGTCGCCACCCTCTCGGCCCTGGCGGAGGCCGGCGACGTGAAGCCCGAGACGGTGGCCGAGGCTATCGAGCGCTACGGCATCGACACCGAGCGCCCGAACCCGCGCACCCTGTAG
- the lpdA gene encoding dihydrolipoyl dehydrogenase yields the protein MSEPLDVAILGGGNAGYACALRAAQLGLSVAMVERDKVGGTCLHRGCIPTKALLHSAELVDNIRRAGDFGVLVAEPAVDWGKVLGYQSAVVTKLYKGLQSVIKARKVTTVAGSGVLVAPDTIEVDGTGGKQALHARAIVLASGSYARSLPSIPLDGGAFISSDHALKLEDIPASVIVIGAGAVGLEFASLYRSFGATVTILEALPRLAPGEDEEVSTELTRQFRKRGITSITGVKVTGATSSSAGATVTYAAADGQEKSVTAERCLVAVGRGPVSEGLGYEDQGVRLERGYVVVDDWCRTGVDGVWAIGDLITQPSLGLPIPHLQLAHVAFAEGIHVAEQIAGQADPALVDYLGVPRCTYSSPEMASVGYTEAQAKAAGFDVEVARYAWAASGKASILGEPAGFVKSVAEKGGRVLGVHMIGPRVTELIAEAQLIVNWEAYPAEVAALVHPHPTLSEAVGETMLHLAGKQLHGA from the coding sequence GTGAGCGAACCCCTCGACGTGGCGATTCTGGGCGGCGGCAACGCCGGCTATGCCTGCGCCCTACGGGCCGCCCAGCTCGGCCTGAGCGTGGCGATGGTCGAGCGGGACAAGGTGGGTGGCACCTGCCTGCACCGGGGCTGCATCCCGACAAAGGCCCTGCTGCACTCCGCCGAGCTGGTGGACAACATCCGCCGGGCAGGCGACTTCGGCGTCCTGGTGGCCGAGCCGGCGGTGGACTGGGGCAAGGTGCTGGGCTACCAGTCGGCCGTCGTGACCAAGCTCTACAAGGGCCTGCAGTCGGTGATCAAGGCCCGCAAGGTGACCACCGTCGCCGGATCCGGCGTCCTGGTGGCCCCGGACACCATCGAGGTCGACGGGACCGGCGGCAAGCAGGCCCTCCATGCCCGGGCCATCGTGCTGGCGAGCGGCTCCTATGCCCGCTCGCTGCCCTCCATTCCTCTCGACGGCGGCGCCTTCATCAGCTCCGACCACGCCCTGAAGCTCGAGGACATCCCGGCATCGGTGATCGTCATCGGGGCGGGGGCCGTCGGCCTGGAGTTCGCCAGCCTGTACCGCTCCTTCGGGGCGACCGTCACCATCCTCGAGGCCCTGCCCCGGCTGGCCCCGGGGGAGGACGAGGAGGTCTCGACCGAGCTCACCCGCCAGTTCCGCAAGCGGGGCATCACCTCCATCACCGGGGTCAAAGTGACCGGGGCCACCAGCTCCAGCGCCGGCGCCACGGTCACCTACGCCGCAGCCGACGGCCAGGAGAAGTCCGTCACCGCCGAGCGGTGCCTGGTGGCGGTCGGCCGGGGGCCGGTGTCCGAGGGCCTGGGCTACGAGGACCAGGGCGTGCGCCTGGAGCGGGGCTACGTGGTGGTGGACGACTGGTGCCGGACCGGCGTCGACGGCGTCTGGGCCATCGGGGACCTCATCACCCAGCCGTCCCTCGGCCTCCCCATCCCCCATCTCCAGCTGGCCCACGTGGCCTTCGCCGAAGGTATCCACGTCGCCGAGCAGATCGCCGGCCAGGCCGACCCCGCCCTCGTCGACTACCTGGGGGTGCCCCGGTGCACCTACTCGTCGCCCGAGATGGCCTCGGTGGGCTACACCGAGGCCCAGGCCAAGGCGGCCGGCTTCGACGTGGAAGTGGCCCGCTACGCCTGGGCGGCGTCGGGGAAGGCCTCGATCCTGGGTGAACCCGCCGGGTTCGTGAAGTCGGTGGCCGAGAAGGGGGGCCGGGTTCTGGGCGTCCACATGATCGGCCCCCGGGTCACCGAGCTGATCGCCGAAGCCCAGCTCATCGTGAACTGGGAGGCCTACCCGGCCGAGGTCGCCGCCCTGGTGCACCCGCACCCGACGCTCTCCGAGGCGGTGGGGGAGACGATGCTCCACCTGGCGGGCAAGCAGCTCCACGGCGCCTGA
- a CDS encoding glycosyltransferase 87 family protein — MGVLEVPVKRTAARPPVPAWELVAGVGVFAVAALALALTRIHLAHYPVDMAVYREAGRVVLHHRDPYAPSFGQDLRVPLPFTYPPFGALVAVPLALLRPDPALDVWTALSLAVLFGVAWIAFRPAAERLPRLRGLAIGAVAAVIVFTIPVAQTIAFGQVNLPLVLACLYDCTRTGRRRGVLVGIAAAVKLTPGLFIVYFAATRQWAAALRAAVTAVVCELLAAAVLPGPSREYWFHLIWDSKRPGDPSFYTNQSLLGAFDRLHLPIALWLAVALAVAGYGLWRATAAHRAGQELAAVALVGLTILLISPISWEHHGVWLVIAFGVLAAWATTPAEAVAALAVVVAFLIPLPLIGSHLAAAHRPAVLVDVVTNGFTLAWGALLLALPAPRSASRPIGRLER; from the coding sequence GTGGGCGTGCTCGAAGTGCCGGTCAAGCGCACCGCGGCCCGGCCGCCGGTGCCCGCCTGGGAGCTGGTTGCGGGGGTGGGCGTCTTCGCCGTCGCCGCGCTGGCGCTGGCGCTCACCCGCATCCACCTCGCCCACTACCCGGTGGACATGGCGGTCTACCGGGAGGCGGGCCGGGTGGTCCTGCACCACCGGGACCCCTACGCCCCCTCATTCGGCCAGGACCTGCGGGTGCCGTTGCCCTTCACGTACCCGCCGTTCGGGGCCCTGGTGGCCGTGCCCCTGGCGCTGCTCCGCCCGGACCCTGCGCTCGACGTCTGGACCGCCCTGTCGTTGGCGGTGCTCTTCGGCGTGGCGTGGATCGCCTTCCGGCCGGCCGCCGAGCGCCTCCCCCGCCTGCGGGGCCTGGCCATCGGGGCGGTGGCTGCGGTCATCGTGTTCACCATCCCGGTGGCCCAGACGATCGCCTTCGGGCAGGTCAACCTGCCCCTGGTGCTTGCGTGCCTGTACGACTGCACCCGGACCGGCCGGCGGCGGGGCGTCCTGGTGGGGATCGCCGCCGCGGTCAAGCTCACCCCGGGCCTGTTCATCGTCTACTTCGCCGCCACCCGCCAGTGGGCGGCGGCGCTGCGCGCAGCGGTCACCGCGGTGGTGTGCGAGCTCCTGGCGGCCGCGGTGCTGCCTGGCCCCTCCCGGGAATATTGGTTCCACCTGATCTGGGACTCCAAGCGGCCGGGCGACCCGAGCTTCTACACCAACCAGTCCCTGCTCGGTGCCTTCGACCGGCTGCACCTGCCGATCGCCCTCTGGCTGGCGGTGGCCCTGGCCGTGGCGGGCTACGGGCTCTGGCGGGCGACGGCCGCCCACCGGGCAGGCCAGGAACTGGCGGCGGTCGCCTTGGTGGGGCTCACGATCCTGCTGATCTCGCCGATCTCCTGGGAGCACCACGGCGTGTGGTTGGTCATCGCCTTCGGGGTGCTGGCGGCGTGGGCGACGACGCCAGCTGAAGCGGTGGCGGCCCTGGCGGTGGTGGTGGCGTTCCTGATCCCGCTGCCGCTCATCGGCTCCCACCTGGCCGCCGCCCACCGGCCGGCGGTCCTGGTGGACGTGGTGACGAACGGGTTCACGCTGGCCTGGGGGGCGCTGCTCCTGGCCTTGCCCGCACCCCGCTCGGCCAGTCGCCCGATTGGTAGGCTGGAACGGTAA
- a CDS encoding AAA family ATPase produces the protein MFFVDDRVYKLKKPIVTGFVDFSSEEARRRACEREVELNRRLAPDVYLGLATVLGPDGATCEHLVVMRRLPGDRRLSSRVTNGEDVRGDLNQIAAALARFHSQAATSEEISRSGEAGAVLGRWRANTDEMLALAPEVLDRRAVGRLDVLAARYIAGRHALFAARAASGKVRDGHGDLLADDIFCLDDGPRIIDCLEFDDRLRYADVMEDVAFLAMDLERLGSPQLAEAFLSAYQRAAADTPPPTLQHLYIAYRAQVRAKVAAIRAGQGLGGAEEASRLLDQATEHLQAAQVRMVLVGGAPGVGKSVLSAALGQRLGWTVLRSDALRQEVIGPPVPAGYGEGRYQPAAIEAVYAELLHRSRAALAMGEPVILDASWRRQAHRDAAGRIAAETSSDLVELRCVAPSELVARRLDQRSASGRDLSEATPQVARQIAAGTDPWPAAIDVDTTGTPESGLEHVLKILGLQRAGRP, from the coding sequence TTGTTCTTCGTCGACGACCGCGTCTACAAGCTCAAGAAGCCGATCGTCACCGGCTTCGTCGACTTCTCTTCCGAGGAGGCGCGGCGGCGGGCCTGCGAGCGGGAAGTCGAGCTCAACCGCCGGCTAGCCCCCGACGTCTACCTTGGGCTTGCCACAGTGCTCGGGCCCGACGGCGCTACCTGTGAGCACCTGGTCGTGATGCGCCGGCTACCGGGCGATCGGCGCCTGTCCAGCCGGGTGACCAACGGCGAGGATGTCCGTGGCGATCTCAATCAGATCGCCGCCGCCCTCGCCCGCTTCCACAGTCAGGCCGCCACGTCGGAGGAGATCTCGCGCAGCGGCGAGGCAGGAGCAGTGCTGGGCCGGTGGCGGGCAAACACGGACGAGATGCTCGCGCTCGCCCCCGAGGTCTTGGATCGCCGAGCCGTGGGTCGCCTGGACGTGCTGGCTGCCCGGTACATCGCCGGGCGCCACGCGCTGTTTGCGGCCCGCGCCGCCTCCGGGAAGGTGCGCGACGGCCACGGCGACCTACTCGCCGACGACATCTTCTGCCTCGACGACGGACCGAGGATCATCGACTGCTTGGAGTTCGATGACCGCCTGCGCTACGCCGACGTGATGGAAGATGTTGCCTTCTTGGCCATGGACCTCGAGCGACTGGGATCGCCGCAGCTGGCCGAGGCCTTCCTCTCCGCCTACCAGCGGGCCGCAGCGGATACGCCGCCGCCCACCCTCCAACACCTGTACATCGCCTACCGGGCGCAGGTCCGGGCCAAAGTCGCCGCCATCCGGGCGGGCCAGGGACTCGGAGGGGCGGAAGAAGCGAGCCGGCTGCTGGATCAGGCCACAGAGCACCTCCAGGCCGCCCAGGTGCGCATGGTGCTCGTGGGCGGGGCGCCGGGCGTCGGCAAGTCGGTACTGTCGGCGGCACTCGGCCAACGCCTGGGGTGGACCGTCCTGCGAAGCGATGCGCTCCGCCAGGAGGTCATCGGGCCACCCGTGCCGGCCGGCTACGGCGAAGGGCGCTACCAGCCAGCGGCGATCGAGGCGGTGTACGCCGAGCTGCTGCACCGCTCCCGCGCTGCGCTGGCGATGGGTGAGCCCGTCATCCTCGACGCCAGCTGGCGCCGGCAGGCGCATCGCGACGCTGCCGGCAGGATCGCTGCGGAGACCTCCAGTGATCTGGTGGAGCTACGGTGCGTAGCCCCCTCCGAGCTGGTGGCCCGCCGGCTGGATCAGCGGTCCGCGAGCGGGCGGGACCTTTCGGAGGCAACGCCCCAGGTTGCCAGGCAGATCGCGGCGGGCACCGATCCGTGGCCGGCGGCCATCGACGTCGACACGACTGGCACCCCCGAGTCCGGCCTGGAGCACGTGCTCAAGATCCTGGGCCTCCAGCGAGCCGGCAGGCCCTGA
- a CDS encoding heavy metal translocating P-type ATPase, producing the protein MAPRLTAGAALVGLVAGALAWPARPAASRIIWALSTVVVLAPVTVSLLRKLARRQLGVDLIAIAAMVGGLAVHEELAAAVVALMLSGGLALEEAASRRARRELSALLQRAPTTVQRHEGAELAVRPLNEVVPGDRLLVRSGEVVPVDGQVDAELAIVDESALTGEARPVEYRRGADVRSGTANAGSPFDLVATATSEQSTYAGIVRLVQQAESAKAPFVRLADRYAVVFVPLALAAAGAAWIITGEALRALAVLVVATPCPLILAAPIAFEAGMSRAARRGIIIKDGVALEGLDGVRQLLIDKTGTITAGKPVVTAVQAVGDVPEGELVALAASLEQASAHVFAEAIVAAARAAGATLAEPTGVREIPGQGIVGTVGDRSVRVGSPAVVFPGGVPAGLEALHASVTAEGLSEVCVAAAGSSALLVLEDPLRADAAATIRALRHAGIRSVTILTGDSPGVSERIGAAVGADSVRAGCSPEGKLEAVGAARRGGPVLMVGDGLNDAAALAAADVGIAMGARGAAAHSEAADVVIMVDRLGRVVEALLIARRSCRIARQSVLAGMALSLVAMGFAGAGYLAPVVGAFLQEGIDVAVIANALRALSAGRHGKADPEALAVRDRRRKGARVLAPRPASSAVPERSI; encoded by the coding sequence GTGGCGCCCCGCCTGACGGCTGGGGCCGCCCTCGTCGGGCTGGTCGCCGGTGCCCTGGCCTGGCCGGCCCGCCCGGCGGCGAGCCGGATCATCTGGGCGCTTTCCACCGTGGTGGTCCTGGCGCCGGTGACGGTGTCGCTGCTGCGCAAGCTGGCCCGCCGCCAGCTTGGCGTCGACCTCATCGCCATTGCGGCGATGGTCGGGGGCCTGGCGGTCCATGAGGAGTTGGCTGCCGCCGTCGTGGCGCTCATGCTCTCGGGCGGGCTGGCGCTGGAGGAGGCGGCTTCCCGGCGCGCCCGGCGGGAGCTCTCGGCACTGCTGCAGCGGGCCCCGACGACGGTCCAGCGCCATGAAGGTGCCGAACTCGCGGTCCGGCCCCTGAACGAGGTGGTCCCGGGCGATCGCCTCCTGGTGCGATCCGGCGAGGTGGTCCCGGTGGACGGGCAGGTGGATGCCGAGCTCGCCATCGTCGACGAGTCCGCCCTGACCGGTGAGGCCCGACCGGTGGAGTACCGCAGGGGTGCCGACGTCCGGAGCGGGACGGCCAACGCCGGGTCGCCGTTTGACCTGGTGGCCACCGCGACCTCCGAGCAGAGCACCTACGCCGGGATTGTGCGCCTGGTTCAGCAGGCGGAGTCGGCCAAGGCCCCTTTCGTCCGGCTCGCCGACCGCTACGCCGTCGTGTTCGTGCCGCTGGCGCTGGCCGCGGCCGGGGCGGCCTGGATTATCACGGGCGAGGCGCTGCGCGCCCTTGCTGTGCTGGTCGTAGCGACCCCGTGCCCGTTGATCCTTGCCGCGCCGATCGCCTTCGAGGCGGGCATGTCCCGGGCGGCTCGACGGGGGATCATCATCAAGGACGGGGTCGCGCTCGAGGGCCTCGATGGGGTCCGCCAACTCCTGATCGACAAGACCGGCACCATCACCGCCGGCAAGCCGGTGGTCACTGCCGTCCAGGCGGTGGGAGACGTGCCGGAGGGGGAGCTGGTGGCGCTCGCGGCCTCCCTCGAGCAGGCATCGGCCCACGTGTTTGCCGAAGCCATCGTTGCCGCCGCCCGCGCTGCCGGGGCGACGCTAGCTGAGCCCACCGGCGTCCGCGAGATCCCAGGCCAGGGCATCGTGGGCACCGTTGGCGATCGCTCGGTACGGGTCGGCTCGCCGGCGGTCGTCTTCCCCGGCGGCGTCCCGGCCGGCCTGGAGGCGCTTCACGCCTCGGTGACGGCCGAAGGCCTCTCCGAGGTCTGCGTGGCGGCAGCTGGCTCGTCTGCGCTGCTGGTCCTGGAGGACCCGCTCCGGGCCGACGCCGCGGCGACCATCCGCGCTCTCCGTCACGCCGGCATCAGGTCGGTGACCATCCTTACCGGCGACAGCCCGGGGGTATCGGAGCGCATCGGGGCGGCGGTGGGTGCCGACTCGGTGCGGGCGGGATGTTCGCCCGAGGGCAAGCTGGAGGCGGTTGGGGCGGCTCGCCGGGGTGGCCCGGTGCTTATGGTCGGCGACGGGCTGAACGACGCCGCCGCTCTGGCCGCCGCCGACGTCGGCATCGCGATGGGCGCTCGGGGGGCGGCGGCTCACTCCGAAGCGGCCGACGTGGTGATCATGGTCGACCGGCTGGGCCGTGTGGTCGAGGCCCTGCTGATCGCCCGCCGCTCGTGCCGCATTGCCCGCCAGAGCGTGCTGGCCGGGATGGCGCTGTCGCTGGTCGCCATGGGCTTCGCCGGCGCTGGGTACCTGGCGCCGGTGGTGGGTGCGTTCCTGCAGGAAGGCATCGACGTGGCGGTGATCGCCAATGCCCTGCGGGCGCTCAGTGCCGGTCGCCACGGCAAAGCCGATCCGGAGGCCCTCGCCGTGCGCGACCGGCGCCGCAAAGGCGCTCGCGTTCTGGCGCCTCGACCTGCCAGCTCCGCAGTCCCAGAGCGGTCGATCTAA